One region of Phragmites australis chromosome 18, lpPhrAust1.1, whole genome shotgun sequence genomic DNA includes:
- the LOC133898287 gene encoding chitin elicitor receptor kinase 1-like isoform X1, whose translation MSQTDYIRLHLSMHTLASTAAAVDPVSDHGASPVRPRNVVGPPSPCHVSTSHSLASILPHLSAPRLKPTAECSLVGPTGRPPPRESNSLPPRCRAPRRRRRLPPTPRTSSSPSSSSNGPPLLRLGFCLAVPMAPLRRPLLTRLLLLAAAAWAAAAAGDGCSSGCGLALGSYYISRNQTLTYISGLFGINDYHNLTPYNPAYPNPDFIPAGQRVNVYFPCSCLALPRAPFSTYLAGSLPYNVSTGDTYTSIADHFNNLTTVEWLKATNSYPENNIPNTGTVNVTVNCSCGDAAVSKDYGLFLTYPLRGGETLTSVAANNGFSSTSQMDLLRKYNPGMDGVTGSGIVYIPVKDPSGSYRPLKSPGNGASAGAIAGGVVGVVVALLLGVLLYIIFYRRRKAKKATLLPSSEGSTQLASMDKVTLSTSQADSASPVPGITVDKSVEFSYEELFNATEGFSMSNKIGQGGFGAVYYAELRGEKAAIKKMDMKATNEFLAELKVLTHVHHLNLVRLIGYCIESSLFLVYEYIENGNLSQHLRRTGYEPLSWAARVQIALDSARGLEYIHEHTVPVYIHRDIKSANILIDKNYRAKVADFGLTKLTEVGNTPLTTRGVVGTFGYMPPEYAYGDVSPKVDVYAFGVVLYELISAKEAIVRSTESASDSKGLIYLFEEALNRPDPKEGLQNLIDPVLGEDYPIDSILKVTALARACTQEDPKLRPTMRSVVVALMTLSSTSELWDMNSIQENQGLVSLMSGR comes from the exons ATGTCCCAAACAGATTATATCCGTCTGCATCTCTCGATGCACACGCTTGCTTCGACCGCTGCCGCCGTTGACCCCGTCTCTGACCACGGCGCCTCCCCAGTCAGACCGCGGAACGTGGtggggccaccttctccttGCCACGTGTCCACTTCGCATTCGCTAGCATCCATCTTACCCCACCTGTCAGCGCCACGACTTAAACCCACTGCCGAGTGCTCGTTAGTCGGGCCCACCGGGAGGCCGCCTCCTCGGGAGTCAAATTCCCTCCCTCCGCGTTGTCgtgctcctcgtcgtcgtcgtcgtcttccccCGACTCCccgcacctcctcctccccctcctcgtcCTCCAATGGCCCTCCGCttttgcggctagggttttgccTCGCCGTCCCCATGGCGCCACTGCGTCGTCCTCTCCTcacgcgcctcctcctcctcgccgcggcGGCATGGGCCGCGGCTGCGGCGGGGGACGGCTGCAGCTCCGGCTGCGGACTCGCGCTAGGCTCCTACTACATCTCGCGGAACCAGACCCTCACCTACATCTCCGGACTCTTCGGCATCAACGACTACCACAACCTGACGCCCTACAACCCCGCGTACCCCAACCCGGACTTCATCCCCGCCGGCCAGCGCGTCAACGTCTACTTCCCCTGCAGCTGCCTCGCGCTCCCGAGGGCGCCCTTCTCCACCTACCTGGCTGGCTCCCTCCCCTACAATGTCTCCACCGGCGATACCTACACCAGCATCGCCGACCACTTCAACAACCTCACCACCGTCGAGTGGCTGAAGGCCACCAACAGCTACCCGGAAAACAATATCCCTAACACCGGCACGGTGAACGTCACCGTTAACTGCTCCTGCGGGGACGCGGCGGTGTCGAAGGACTACGGTCTGTTCCTCACCTACCCGCTCAGGGGCGGGGAGACCCTCACCTCCGTCGCGGCGAACAACGGCTTCTCGTCAACGTCGCAGATGGACCTGCTCAGGAAGTATAACCCTGGCATGGACGGCGTCACGGGGAGTGGGATCGTCTATATCCCTGTCAAAG ATCCCAGTGGAAGTTACCGTCCTCTAAAATCACCAGG AAATGGAGCATCTGCAGGAGCTATAGCAGGAGGAGTTGTGGGTGTTGTTGTTGCACTGCTCCTGGGTGTCTTGttatatatcatattttataggcGAAGAAAGGCGAAAAAGGCCACCCTCCTTCCATCATCTGAAGGTTCTACCCAACTTG CATCCATGGATAAAGTTACACTGTCAACCAGTCAAGCTGATAGCGCCTCGCCAGTTCCAGGAATTACAGTTGACAAATCAGTGGAGTTCTCATATGAAGAACTTTTTAACGCCACAGAGGGATTTAGCATGAGTAATAAAATCGGGCAAGGTGGTTTTGGCGCTGTCTATTATGCTGAGCTCAGAGGCGAG AAAGCTGCCATAAAGAAAATGGATATGAAGGCTACTAACGAGTTCCTTGCTGAGTTAAAGGTTTTGACACATGTTCATCATCTGAATCTG GTGCGCTTGATTGGTTATTGCATTGAGAGTTCTTTGTTCCTTGTCTACGAGTATATCGAGAATGGAAACTTAAGCCAGCATTTGCGTAGAACTG GTTATGAGCCTCTGTCGTGGGCTGCCAGGGTTCAAATTGCACTAGATTCAGCAAGAGGTCTTGAGTACATTCATGAGCATACTGTTCCAGTATACATACATCGGGATATCAAATCAGCAAACATTTTGATAGACAAGAACTACCGGGCAAAG GTTGCAGATTTTGGTTTAACAAAACTTACAGAAGTTGGTAATACACCACTGACCACACGTGGAGTTGTTGGTACATTTGGTTACATGCCTCCAGA ATATGCTTATGGTGACGTTTCTCCAAAGGTTGATGTCTATGCGTTTGGCGTTGTTCTTTATGAACTTATTTCAGCTAAAGAAGCTATTGTCAGATCAACTGAGTCTGCTAGTGATTCAAAGGGATTGATTTATCTG TTTGAAGAGGCTCTCAACAGACCGGATCCAAAGGAAGGCCTTCAGAATCTGATTGATCCGGTGCTAGGCGAGGATTATCCCATTGACTCCATTCTCAAG GTGACAGCCCTTGCAAGGGCTTGCACGCAGGAAGACCCCAAGTTGAGACCCACAATGAGGTCCGTAGTCGTGGCGCTGATGACACTCTCATCGACCAGTGAGTTATGGGACATGAACTCCATCCAGGAGAACCAAGGTCTGGTCAGCCTCATGTCCGGGAGATGA
- the LOC133898287 gene encoding chitin elicitor receptor kinase 1-like isoform X2, which translates to MSQTDYIRLHLSMHTLASTAAAVDPVSDHGASPVRPRNVVGPPSPCHVSTSHSLASILPHLSAPRLKPTAECSLVGPTGRPPPRESNSLPPRCRAPRRRRRLPPTPRTSSSPSSSSNGPPLLRLGFCLAVPMAPLRRPLLTRLLLLAAAAWAAAAAGDGCSSGCGLALGSYYISRNQTLTYISGLFGINDYHNLTPYNPAYPNPDFIPAGQRVNVYFPCSCLALPRAPFSTYLAGSLPYNVSTGDTYTSIADHFNNLTTVEWLKATNSYPENNIPNTGTVNVTVNCSCGDAAVSKDYGLFLTYPLRGGETLTSVAANNGFSSTSQMDLLRKYNPGMDGVTGSGIVYIPVKDPSGSYRPLKSPGNGASAGAIAGGVVGVVVALLLGVLLYIIFYRRRKAKKATLLPSSEGSTQLASMDKVTLSTSQADSASPVPGITVDKSVEFSYEELFNATEGFSMSNKIGQGGFGAVYYAELRGEKAAIKKMDMKATNEFLAELKVLTHVHHLNLVRLIGYCIESSLFLVYEYIENGNLSQHLRRTGYEPLSWAARVQIALDSARGLEYIHEHTVPVYIHRDIKSANILIDKNYRAKFEEALNRPDPKEGLQNLIDPVLGEDYPIDSILKVTALARACTQEDPKLRPTMRSVVVALMTLSSTSELWDMNSIQENQGLVSLMSGR; encoded by the exons ATGTCCCAAACAGATTATATCCGTCTGCATCTCTCGATGCACACGCTTGCTTCGACCGCTGCCGCCGTTGACCCCGTCTCTGACCACGGCGCCTCCCCAGTCAGACCGCGGAACGTGGtggggccaccttctccttGCCACGTGTCCACTTCGCATTCGCTAGCATCCATCTTACCCCACCTGTCAGCGCCACGACTTAAACCCACTGCCGAGTGCTCGTTAGTCGGGCCCACCGGGAGGCCGCCTCCTCGGGAGTCAAATTCCCTCCCTCCGCGTTGTCgtgctcctcgtcgtcgtcgtcgtcttccccCGACTCCccgcacctcctcctccccctcctcgtcCTCCAATGGCCCTCCGCttttgcggctagggttttgccTCGCCGTCCCCATGGCGCCACTGCGTCGTCCTCTCCTcacgcgcctcctcctcctcgccgcggcGGCATGGGCCGCGGCTGCGGCGGGGGACGGCTGCAGCTCCGGCTGCGGACTCGCGCTAGGCTCCTACTACATCTCGCGGAACCAGACCCTCACCTACATCTCCGGACTCTTCGGCATCAACGACTACCACAACCTGACGCCCTACAACCCCGCGTACCCCAACCCGGACTTCATCCCCGCCGGCCAGCGCGTCAACGTCTACTTCCCCTGCAGCTGCCTCGCGCTCCCGAGGGCGCCCTTCTCCACCTACCTGGCTGGCTCCCTCCCCTACAATGTCTCCACCGGCGATACCTACACCAGCATCGCCGACCACTTCAACAACCTCACCACCGTCGAGTGGCTGAAGGCCACCAACAGCTACCCGGAAAACAATATCCCTAACACCGGCACGGTGAACGTCACCGTTAACTGCTCCTGCGGGGACGCGGCGGTGTCGAAGGACTACGGTCTGTTCCTCACCTACCCGCTCAGGGGCGGGGAGACCCTCACCTCCGTCGCGGCGAACAACGGCTTCTCGTCAACGTCGCAGATGGACCTGCTCAGGAAGTATAACCCTGGCATGGACGGCGTCACGGGGAGTGGGATCGTCTATATCCCTGTCAAAG ATCCCAGTGGAAGTTACCGTCCTCTAAAATCACCAGG AAATGGAGCATCTGCAGGAGCTATAGCAGGAGGAGTTGTGGGTGTTGTTGTTGCACTGCTCCTGGGTGTCTTGttatatatcatattttataggcGAAGAAAGGCGAAAAAGGCCACCCTCCTTCCATCATCTGAAGGTTCTACCCAACTTG CATCCATGGATAAAGTTACACTGTCAACCAGTCAAGCTGATAGCGCCTCGCCAGTTCCAGGAATTACAGTTGACAAATCAGTGGAGTTCTCATATGAAGAACTTTTTAACGCCACAGAGGGATTTAGCATGAGTAATAAAATCGGGCAAGGTGGTTTTGGCGCTGTCTATTATGCTGAGCTCAGAGGCGAG AAAGCTGCCATAAAGAAAATGGATATGAAGGCTACTAACGAGTTCCTTGCTGAGTTAAAGGTTTTGACACATGTTCATCATCTGAATCTG GTGCGCTTGATTGGTTATTGCATTGAGAGTTCTTTGTTCCTTGTCTACGAGTATATCGAGAATGGAAACTTAAGCCAGCATTTGCGTAGAACTG GTTATGAGCCTCTGTCGTGGGCTGCCAGGGTTCAAATTGCACTAGATTCAGCAAGAGGTCTTGAGTACATTCATGAGCATACTGTTCCAGTATACATACATCGGGATATCAAATCAGCAAACATTTTGATAGACAAGAACTACCGGGCAAAG TTTGAAGAGGCTCTCAACAGACCGGATCCAAAGGAAGGCCTTCAGAATCTGATTGATCCGGTGCTAGGCGAGGATTATCCCATTGACTCCATTCTCAAG GTGACAGCCCTTGCAAGGGCTTGCACGCAGGAAGACCCCAAGTTGAGACCCACAATGAGGTCCGTAGTCGTGGCGCTGATGACACTCTCATCGACCAGTGAGTTATGGGACATGAACTCCATCCAGGAGAACCAAGGTCTGGTCAGCCTCATGTCCGGGAGATGA
- the LOC133898289 gene encoding UPF0481 protein At3g47200-like isoform X2, producing MASPMMEPLVGSKDHPPAFAAAPDVHGGATTDESSTVVDKGTDADESRSTGVASARAGEKSNDEDVEEDEISAVEKEEEVCDDAEAVEMAARMEQRLGALPGKAHESEPFTIFRVAGPMRERNRHLYEPQMVSIGPFHRGAGRHLAAMEEHKWRCLRDLLARNPDAPLATYVRAARDLEPEARRRYAEPVPLTADEFAEMLLLDGCFVVEFFLKGEDRADDALIDAAWAMQNVYNDLFLLENQLPFFVIERFYDIATGGLGRDYFVTNLLVKYLTVDFGTAKDGDSARSPDGEIHHLLHLYYHWFLPPEDRAKSGTSSKDEEDAAFDELMAKPVDERVPWQLRSASELQYAGVTFRAKKSARSLVDVTFHSRDGVLEIPAVDRYTNQALFANLLAYEQSRGRWELQRLVSYVLLMASVVDAQRDVEILQQAGVFTKGDEETAAFYSHLGELCPPPEFVNNCYNDLFRDVREYCGRSWNRHRAVLVHDYFSNPWTSMSAAAAVVLLVLTVVQTVYTVLPYYNPSPG from the exons ATGGCCTCTCCCATGATGGAGCCGCTAGTGGGCTCCAAAGACCACCCTCCGGCCTTCGCCGCCGCGCCGGACGTGCACGGCGGTGCCACCACCGATGAGAGCAGCACCGTCGTGGACAAAGGCACAGACGCCGATGAGAGCCGCAGCACTGGCGTGGCCAGTGCACGCGCCGGGGAGAAGTCTAACGACGAGGACGTAGAAGAGGATGAGAT CAGTGCCGtcgagaaggaggaggaggtgtgtGATGACGCGGAGGCCGTCGAGATGGCGGCGCGCATGGAGCAGCGCCTGGGCGCGCTGCCCGGGAAGGCGCACGAGAGCGAGCCGTTCACCATCTTCCGCGTGGCTGGGCCCATGCGCGAGCGCAACCGCCACCTCTACGAGCCGCAGATGGTCTCCATCGGCCCGTTCCACCGCGGCGCCGGCCGGCACCTCGCCGCCATGGAGGAGCACAAGTGGCGGTGCCTCCGCGACCTCCTCGCGCGCAACCCGGACGCGCCGCTCGCGACGTACGTCCGCGCCGCGCGCGATCTGGAGCCCGAAGCGCGCCGCCGGTACGCGGAGCCCGTGCCGCTGACCGCGGACGAGTTCGCCGAGATGCTCCTCCTCGACGGCTGCTTCGTCGTCGAGTTCTTCCTCAAGGGCGAGGACAGGGCCGACGACGCGCTCATCGACGCCGCGTGGGCCATGCAGAACGTGTACAACGACCTCTTCCTCCTCGAGAACCAGCTCCCCTTCTTCGTCATCGAGCGCTTCTACGACATCGCCACcggcggcctcggccgcgactaCTTCGTCACCAACCTCCTCGTCAAGTACCTCACCGTGGATTTCGGGACCGCGAAGGACGGCGACAGCGCGCGATCCCCAGACGGCGAGATCCACCACCTGCTGCACCTGTACTACCACTGGTTCTTGCCGCCGGAGGACCGGGCCAAGAGCGGCACCAGCAGCAAGGACGAGGAAGACGCCGCGTTCGATGAGTTGATGGCGAAGCCGGTGGACGAGCGCGTACCGTGGCAGTTGCGTTCGGCGTCGGAGCTGCAGTACGCCGGCGTGACGTTCCGGGCCAAGAAGTCGGCGCGGAGCCTGGTGGACGTGACCTTCCACAGCCGCGACGGCGTGCTCGAGATCCCGGCCGTGGATAGGTACACCAACCAAGCCCTCTTCGCGAATCTGCTGGCGTACGAGCAGAGCCGGGGCCGGTGGGAGCTGCAGCGGTTGGTGAGCTACGTGCTGCTGATGGCGTCGGTGGTGGACGCGCAGCGCGACGTGGAGATCCTGCAGCAGGCCGGCGTGTTCACGAAGGGGGACGAGGAGACGGCGGCGTTCTACTCGCACCTCGGCGAGCTGTGCCCGCCGCCGGAGTTCGTCAACAACTGCTACAACGACCTGTTCCGCGACGTCAGAGAGTACTGCGGCCGCAGCTGGAACCGGCACCGCGCCGTGCTCGTGCACGACTACTTCAGCAACCCGTGGACCAGCATgtccgccgccgcagccgtcGTCCTGCTCGTCCTCACCGTCGTGCAGACCGTCTACACCGTGCTGCCCTACTACAACCCCAGCCCGGGATAA
- the LOC133898289 gene encoding UPF0481 protein At3g47200-like isoform X1, protein MASPMMEPLVGSKDHPPAFAAAPDVHGGATTDESSTVVDKGTDADESRSTGVASARAGEKSNDEDVEEDEMSASMQRRMDESSAVEKEEEVCDDAEAVEMAARMEQRLGALPGKAHESEPFTIFRVAGPMRERNRHLYEPQMVSIGPFHRGAGRHLAAMEEHKWRCLRDLLARNPDAPLATYVRAARDLEPEARRRYAEPVPLTADEFAEMLLLDGCFVVEFFLKGEDRADDALIDAAWAMQNVYNDLFLLENQLPFFVIERFYDIATGGLGRDYFVTNLLVKYLTVDFGTAKDGDSARSPDGEIHHLLHLYYHWFLPPEDRAKSGTSSKDEEDAAFDELMAKPVDERVPWQLRSASELQYAGVTFRAKKSARSLVDVTFHSRDGVLEIPAVDRYTNQALFANLLAYEQSRGRWELQRLVSYVLLMASVVDAQRDVEILQQAGVFTKGDEETAAFYSHLGELCPPPEFVNNCYNDLFRDVREYCGRSWNRHRAVLVHDYFSNPWTSMSAAAAVVLLVLTVVQTVYTVLPYYNPSPG, encoded by the coding sequence ATGGCCTCTCCCATGATGGAGCCGCTAGTGGGCTCCAAAGACCACCCTCCGGCCTTCGCCGCCGCGCCGGACGTGCACGGCGGTGCCACCACCGATGAGAGCAGCACCGTCGTGGACAAAGGCACAGACGCCGATGAGAGCCGCAGCACTGGCGTGGCCAGTGCACGCGCCGGGGAGAAGTCTAACGACGAGGACGTAGAAGAGGATGAGATGTCGGCGTCTATGCAGCGCCGGATGGATGAGAGCAGTGCCGtcgagaaggaggaggaggtgtgtGATGACGCGGAGGCCGTCGAGATGGCGGCGCGCATGGAGCAGCGCCTGGGCGCGCTGCCCGGGAAGGCGCACGAGAGCGAGCCGTTCACCATCTTCCGCGTGGCTGGGCCCATGCGCGAGCGCAACCGCCACCTCTACGAGCCGCAGATGGTCTCCATCGGCCCGTTCCACCGCGGCGCCGGCCGGCACCTCGCCGCCATGGAGGAGCACAAGTGGCGGTGCCTCCGCGACCTCCTCGCGCGCAACCCGGACGCGCCGCTCGCGACGTACGTCCGCGCCGCGCGCGATCTGGAGCCCGAAGCGCGCCGCCGGTACGCGGAGCCCGTGCCGCTGACCGCGGACGAGTTCGCCGAGATGCTCCTCCTCGACGGCTGCTTCGTCGTCGAGTTCTTCCTCAAGGGCGAGGACAGGGCCGACGACGCGCTCATCGACGCCGCGTGGGCCATGCAGAACGTGTACAACGACCTCTTCCTCCTCGAGAACCAGCTCCCCTTCTTCGTCATCGAGCGCTTCTACGACATCGCCACcggcggcctcggccgcgactaCTTCGTCACCAACCTCCTCGTCAAGTACCTCACCGTGGATTTCGGGACCGCGAAGGACGGCGACAGCGCGCGATCCCCAGACGGCGAGATCCACCACCTGCTGCACCTGTACTACCACTGGTTCTTGCCGCCGGAGGACCGGGCCAAGAGCGGCACCAGCAGCAAGGACGAGGAAGACGCCGCGTTCGATGAGTTGATGGCGAAGCCGGTGGACGAGCGCGTACCGTGGCAGTTGCGTTCGGCGTCGGAGCTGCAGTACGCCGGCGTGACGTTCCGGGCCAAGAAGTCGGCGCGGAGCCTGGTGGACGTGACCTTCCACAGCCGCGACGGCGTGCTCGAGATCCCGGCCGTGGATAGGTACACCAACCAAGCCCTCTTCGCGAATCTGCTGGCGTACGAGCAGAGCCGGGGCCGGTGGGAGCTGCAGCGGTTGGTGAGCTACGTGCTGCTGATGGCGTCGGTGGTGGACGCGCAGCGCGACGTGGAGATCCTGCAGCAGGCCGGCGTGTTCACGAAGGGGGACGAGGAGACGGCGGCGTTCTACTCGCACCTCGGCGAGCTGTGCCCGCCGCCGGAGTTCGTCAACAACTGCTACAACGACCTGTTCCGCGACGTCAGAGAGTACTGCGGCCGCAGCTGGAACCGGCACCGCGCCGTGCTCGTGCACGACTACTTCAGCAACCCGTGGACCAGCATgtccgccgccgcagccgtcGTCCTGCTCGTCCTCACCGTCGTGCAGACCGTCTACACCGTGCTGCCCTACTACAACCCCAGCCCGGGATAA